Proteins encoded by one window of Chondrinema litorale:
- a CDS encoding LruC domain-containing protein, which produces MKLIKLTILLLSITLSACEYRPEIEKDDLSSQQMEELNIPENFDFNNGQSVTLQIKDNDFTGNSRINVYILDDTKQKSLIASGSLNAQGEFTKTITLSGAIDNVRVEKIFNGKKQAATLDITGTHLSYTFNSNVSMQRKGTLETTANCAENLYSVNEDEIFYSINTENNNFDETFIAHLPGNRSYACAVDRNNNLVYYNTRKVLRYYEIDTDKFHVVGNGNPFDGDYARMGFNNTNGLLYISDFDQLYTVDPTDNTVTNSIAIVGLDNTENGDLDFTTDGELYMCTLSGLYKLDIDGNVALATRISAENLPFQPTSLAIDKNDRLFLATVDDNSQLIEMDKEDGTWSVLKTFDHKITDLGSASCGEQVLDQTDTDNDGIIDVNDDYPSDANKAFNTYTPRQFGWGTLAFEDMWPDKGDYDFNDLVVNYRITAVYNADNKVAELIIKTRIKTIGGYFRNGFGIEFPFTPEVVASVTGNNNLQAGLINVAANGLESDQDNAVLILFDNAYNVGEAWVCSNSQQNDTEVTITFTEPIIEETLGTAPFNPFIFINGDRQKEVHLSGKNPTKKMNKNLFGSSDDNSNSSNKRWYKTKKNLPWAISVVYDFEAMKEGKDINRGYLKFKDWAESGGSTYNNWYIDVTEYRDDNEICQ; this is translated from the coding sequence ATGAAATTAATTAAACTAACCATTCTATTACTTTCTATCACATTAAGTGCTTGTGAATACAGACCGGAAATTGAAAAAGATGATTTATCAAGCCAACAGATGGAAGAATTGAATATTCCAGAAAACTTTGACTTTAACAATGGGCAAAGTGTAACACTCCAAATTAAAGACAATGATTTTACTGGAAATAGTCGCATAAATGTGTACATACTGGATGATACCAAACAAAAAAGCTTGATAGCATCTGGGAGTCTAAATGCACAAGGAGAATTTACTAAAACCATTACTTTATCAGGAGCAATTGATAATGTTCGTGTAGAAAAGATTTTTAATGGAAAAAAGCAAGCTGCTACCTTAGATATTACTGGTACACATTTATCATATACATTTAATTCTAATGTTAGTATGCAACGTAAGGGCACATTAGAAACAACAGCAAACTGTGCCGAAAACCTTTATTCTGTAAATGAAGATGAGATTTTTTATAGCATAAATACCGAAAACAATAATTTTGATGAGACTTTTATTGCTCATCTACCAGGTAACAGATCATATGCTTGTGCAGTAGACAGAAACAATAATCTTGTATATTATAATACTCGCAAGGTACTTCGCTATTACGAGATTGATACTGATAAATTTCATGTTGTAGGTAACGGAAATCCATTTGATGGAGATTATGCCCGCATGGGATTTAACAATACAAATGGCTTACTATATATTTCAGATTTTGATCAATTGTATACAGTTGATCCAACAGACAATACAGTTACAAATAGTATAGCAATAGTAGGTCTAGACAATACAGAAAATGGTGATCTTGATTTTACAACAGACGGAGAGCTTTATATGTGTACATTATCAGGTTTATATAAACTAGATATTGATGGAAATGTGGCATTAGCTACGCGAATTAGTGCCGAAAATTTACCGTTTCAGCCAACATCTTTAGCCATAGATAAAAATGATAGATTATTTCTAGCAACAGTAGATGATAATTCGCAGCTTATTGAAATGGATAAAGAAGATGGTACTTGGTCAGTACTAAAGACTTTTGACCATAAAATTACTGATTTAGGTTCTGCATCTTGTGGAGAACAAGTACTAGATCAAACAGATACTGATAATGATGGAATAATTGATGTAAATGACGATTATCCAAGTGATGCAAATAAAGCATTTAACACCTATACACCAAGGCAGTTCGGTTGGGGAACTTTGGCATTTGAAGATATGTGGCCAGACAAAGGTGATTACGACTTTAACGACCTTGTAGTAAATTATAGAATTACTGCTGTTTACAATGCAGATAATAAAGTTGCAGAGTTAATTATCAAAACCCGAATTAAAACTATCGGAGGCTATTTTCGCAATGGTTTTGGAATAGAATTTCCATTTACTCCTGAAGTTGTCGCATCGGTAACAGGTAATAATAATTTGCAAGCAGGCTTAATAAATGTAGCAGCAAACGGGTTAGAAAGCGACCAAGACAATGCTGTACTTATTTTATTTGATAATGCCTATAATGTTGGTGAAGCTTGGGTATGTAGTAATAGCCAGCAAAACGATACAGAAGTTACGATCACTTTTACAGAACCAATTATTGAAGAAACTTTAGGAACTGCTCCTTTCAATCCATTTATTTTTATCAATGGAGATAGACAAAAAGAGGTGCATTTATCTGGTAAAAATCCTACTAAAAAAATGAATAAAAATTTATTTGGAAGTTCTGATGACAATAGCAATTCTTCAAACAAACGCTGGTATAAAACAAAGAAAAATCTGCCATGGGCTATTAGTGTTGTTTATGATTTTGAAGCAATGAAAGAAGGCAAAGATATAAACAGAGGTTATTTAAAATTTAAGGATTGGGCAGAATCTGGAGGTTCTACTTATAATAATTGGTATATAGATGTCACTGAGTACCGAGATGATAATGAGATTTGCCAATAA